The sequence GCAGCAGCAGGTAGGTGTCCCAGTGCTCCGGCGGCACACAGTTCTTCGTTGACGCTCCGGGGCTTTCGGTTTTGCACGCGAATGGTGTGCCCGCGGTCGAGGATCGCGCCGCAATGTAGGCCAGCACGAAACCGATCAGGAACGTCCAGGCCACGTACTGGAACTTTGAAGTAGAAGCCCGCAAGTCCGCGCCGACAAAGAGCGTGACCAACCCGCTCTTTCCTTCGGCGGACCCCTTGCCAAGAAGATGCGTCAGACAAAGGAAGACGACCAGAGTCAACACCGCAAACCCGTAGCTGCGCACGGTGTACAAGGTCTGTGAGTTCCACCAGTCGCCCCCGCCCCAGTTGACCAGTAGCCCACAGGCCGCTGCAACGTAGCCGACGAGCAAGGTCAGGAGGCGAGCCGCGTGCGGTGTAGTGAACCACCATCGCGGGCGGGCCGTTAGAACGATCTCAGCTGGCTGGTCCACGACGCGCTGATCGTCAGGGACGAAGCGGTAGGCGCCGCTTTGCGCGAAACTGCGCGCCATAACCACCGACAGTTCGGCTCCTGTAGACCCGTCGAGCGTGCTGCTGGCTGCGGAGCCGTTCGGCAGGTGTGTCCAATGTCCGGCAGGAGGTGCGTCGGGCGCTGCAGTGTCCTTGGCGTGTAGCGTCACCGCATCTCCGGCGCGAACGGCCAGCCGTGCCCCGCTCCGGCCGTTTTCGATGTTCGCCGACAACTGGATACTCACGGACGCTTTCCTTCCGGATAGCCCAGGCGCCCATTTTGACAGTTCGGCAGCGTGAGGAGAGTCGACAAGGTCGCTGCCATCCGGGTGATTGAGCAGTGGCGCCGTTCGACGTCGTCGTGAGTGAGTAGTCGATGCCCATGTCAGCTGCGCCGCGTCCAAGCGCGGCGATCATAGTGCCGCTCGCTTGGACACGAACATCCTGACGAAGGCCGACATCGGTAGCGCCACCCTTCACGGGGAACACGTTTGTGGCATGGGCGAGGTCAGCACCTGCGATGCCACCACGCCAGCTCTGGGTCTGCCATCGGCTCGTGATGTGTGCGCCCGAGGAGCACCACGTCCAAGCGCTCCACCTGCACCCGGAGTTCGGCGGCGGCTCTTGGCGGAAGCATGAACAGAGCGTCTTGCAGTTTGTCCCGGGCCCAGCCTTCACCGCAGCAAGGGCAGGTGAACTCAGCCTCCCACCGTCTCCAACGGCGTTTGGTGCCATGGACGCGCACGGACCACACGCTCAACGCCACTGCCACGACGCCCGGAGACAATCGTTCCCGTTCGAGCACCCGGACGGCGGCATTTGCTGCTCCCGACAGTCTGGGGACATCGCGATACCGCACGCAGTGTCTTCCCCAGCCGCGTTCCCGCGACCGAAGTGAAGCTGGTGTTCTACGCGGCACGGCCCCTTCGCATGCATGTCATGGACCGCATCCTCCCACAGGCCATGATCAGCCGGGCAGGATCCTTGGAGGCGGCAGTGGAACGGGCCGGGTACTCGTCGGCCACGTGGAGGTCTTTCCCATGAAGAACGAGGGCCGCTCGAAGGCCTTTTGCATACGGGGAGAGCCGCGTCAGCCGCGGCGTCTGCTGCAGCTTCGGCCGCCGATTGCCTGCTCAGCGGCCGAAGCCGGGTCGTTCAGTAGGTGATGACGAGGCGTACGGAAGGCTTGTTGATGAGGTGACCGCTGGCCAGTTTCTCGTCGGGTGTCCCGTCTGGGTAGGCGATGATCGACGGGGGCAGGGTGCGGTCGAGGTCCCATGCGCGTAGTTCCTCGCACAGCCGCTCGGTTAGTTCGGCTCCTGTGGGTCCGTATCCGGCCGCGCCGAGGCGGTATCGCTTGTTGCCTTGGACTTCTACGGGTTCGAGGATCAGGTAGGCGAGGGAGTCGCCCTCGACGAGTGCGGGGCTCAGGGCGGGGATGGCGGGGCGGTGTAGGCTCCCGGCGCTTGCGAAGGCTTCGGGGCGGACGGTGATGCGGCAGGTCGCTGGGTCGGAGGCGCTCAGGCGGAGCCAGATCCCATCGAGCGGTTCGTCCGGGGCGACTGCAACGTTGGTCCACAGGAGGTGTTCCTTCACCTCGGCGAGGCTCTGGCGCAGGCTCAGAGGCTGAATGGTCTGATCCGCGTCCCAGTAGAGCTTGATTGAGCGGTCCGGGTCGACGTAGCCCTCACGCTCGCCGTCCTGGCCGATCATCGGGAGGAAGCCGCAGGTGGCGACGGACTCCGAGCGGAGGCAGTCGGCTTCACGGACGAAGGCGACACTGCGCGTCAGGCCGCGCCAGCGCAGGGGGAGAACGAGCCGGCCGCCGATGGAGAGCTGATCCCACCAGGTGGCGGGCAGGTCCCAGATTCCGACGGTGGCGATGATCCGGTCGTAGGGGCCGTACTCGGGGGCGCCGATCGCGGCGTCGCGGGTCAGGACGCGGACGTCGGTGAAGCCGGTGTTGTCGAGCCGGTGCCGGGCGTGGGCGGCGACGTCGTCGTGGATGTCGAGGGTGGTGACCCGGCCGGAGGGGCCGGCGAGGTGGCGCATGAGGGCTGCGTTGTAGCCGGTGCCCGCGCCGGCTTCGAGGATGTTGTCGCCTGGCTGGATGTTGAGCTGGGCGAGCATGAAGAACACGACGTCGGGCTGCGAGGCGCAGCTGAGGGGCAGGGCGTCCGGGTTGGGGTTGTCCTTGATGGTGACGGCCTGGTTGGCGTAGGCGTCTTCCAGTGAGGCGCCGGGGATGAAGTCGTGCCGGGGCACGGTGCGCATGGCCTGTTCGACACGCGGGTCGTAGAGGCCGGCGACGTTGGTCTTCACGATGCGGTCGACCAGGCGGTTGCGCAGTTCCTGTGGGGTGTTCGGTTCGGTCATGTCGATTCCTTCCGGGGATGCCCGGCCGCCTCGTGGAGCGGGGAAGGGGCAGAGCCTAGCTAGGTCGTGGTGGTGCACTGCCTGTTTGCGTGGGTCAGCCGCTCAACAGCAGGCAGAGGTCCCAACTGGTGTCGGGCGTGGCTGAGTTACGGTCGGGCCGGATCAATAGCGGTCCGGCGTTTCCCTCCATGAGGCCGGGGCTGTCGGGCATTCCGTGGCGCTTGAGATGCGCGACGGCGCCGGCCTGTACGCGGGGGAGAAGCTCTGAGAGCTGGCCTCCTTTCTCATCGTGGGCTGCGCGTCGTGTGACCTGTAGGAGTCCGGCCCACCCGTGGCAGAGGGAGGCATCGGTGAGCAGGGCGAGCTGGTGTTCGTTGCGGAGGCATCCGGCCAGTGCCAGCCCTGCCTGGTCCTGGATGGCGGTGTCGCCGAGGGCGAGTCCGGCGAGTTGTTGGGCGCGTGCGATCCCGGGAGTGCCGTAGCACCACGAGGGGCGCCGGGGGTTTGTCTGCTTGCTCTGGCCGCGGCGGAGCTCGGCCCTGCTGATCCACTCCGGCCAGCGCGCATCTTCGCGAAGGCCGATCTGCCACTGGTCGAGCCAGTGGCAGATCCGGGTGATGGCGCTCTTGTGGCCGGGCGCCGTGTAGCCGTGCCGGGCGGTGGTTGCCAGGAGTGCGAGAGGTCCGGCGATGCCGTGGGCGATGCCGAAGTTGCCGTGGCCTCCAGTGTCTTCTGGTCGTGGTGTTCGGATGCTGCCGGTGCTCCACCAGCCGGGCAGCGTCTGCCGTTGGGCGGTGATGGGTTCGGTGAGCCGGATCAGGTAGGTGAGGATGTCGCGGACCTCGGTCTTGTTGTTCTTGCGGAGGTGGTAGACGCCCAGGCCGGTGAGTCCGCTGATGAGGTCGAATTCGCTTGTGTCGGCCAGGGCGGCGCGGTCGATGCGTGCGTGGGCCCGGTCAAGCCGCTGAGCGGTCAGCCGCCGTACGTGGCCGTCGAGTTCGGCAAGTCTGCGGGCTGCGGCAGGGCTGTTGAGGAAGGTGAGTACGTAGGCGACGGCGGGAGCGCCCTCGTACAGGCTGGTTGCTTCGGTGGCCACGATCGGGCTGCGGAGCATGGCCGTGGCCCACGGCTGCATCGTCTGTGTGCCGCTGGCATCGGTGCGGGCGGCCGTCGCGGCGTGCATCAGTGTGATGCCGGCGGCGCCGTAGTACAGCGACTGTCCCCAGCCGGGAGCTTCATCGTTGGGGCGGTTCATCAGCTGTCTGTCCCCGTCCAGGCGAGGCAGGAGAGGGCTGCCTGTCGGGCGATGCGGCGGCACGCTTTCTCGTCGTCGCGATTGACCCCGCGCAGTCGGTTGTGGTGCATGTGCAGCAGGGACTCCAGAACTGCGTTCATGTCCATAGCGCCGTAGCGTTCGCGGTACATGGCCAGGGCGCCGGCGCGGTGGTGCCAGGCAGTGGTGAGCGCCGTCTGCCAGCCGCGGGCAGCGGGCGTTTCCGCGCGGACCAGCGCGACGGCCTGATCGGTCACCGTGCGCGCTGCGGCGGGGGCCTGCACGGTGCGCTCGGCCAGCCAGCGCAGCCCGTTGTCCGGCCCGAGGAGGTTGCGGGCGATGTCGACCAGGCCCGTGGCCACGAGCGCCTGGCCGTTCACGCCGGTCAGCCCGGAGCCGGTGAGGGCTGCCGCGGCGAAATACGAATCGGCGACGAACACCGCCTCGGCGCCGGACAGCGCGGGGCCGGAACCATAGCGGCCGATCTCCGGTGAGTAGGTGTTCAAGCTGAGGTCGCTGATCAGACCAGCCTGGCGCAGCACCGTGCCCCAGGCGCCGACGGCGGCCGTGTAAGCGCCGCGCTGGGCCGGGCCCGCAACCTGGATCCGCATCCGGATGTGGTCCGCGTCGTGAGGGCTGCGGTAGCGCACGAACCACCACGCGGGGGTCCCGGGAAGTTGGCCGGCCAGGACTGCCAGGTGGTTGGAGATCAGGTCGTCGTGTTGATCGGCTCGCTTGGGCGTCGTAGGCCTCGCCCAGGACATCAGCACCGTGCGCGCTCCACGTCCCCGCATCGAAGAGGTCGCGCACAAGGCGGCCCAGCAGCCCTGCGTCACGGATGTGGTTCTGCGCACCGGCGAAGACGCCATCCAGCACTGTTCCGGTACATGGACCTCATTGACCCGGTGTCCTGCCGCAAGGCTGCCGGGCCCTTTGAAAGTCTGCCTCCCGGCACGGTGCCCAGGTCGTCGAGGTAGCCGGTGCGGATGTGCTCGGCCCGTCGGTGCTGTGCCGCGCCAACTCCCCTGACCATGTCGGCGCGACGGTCCAAGTCGTAGCATGCCGCCCGCGCCTGGCGCACAAGGGAATCGCAACGTGGACCGATGCAGCCCTCTTCGTCGGCGTGAACGAGAGCGTCGCCCACAGTGATCAGTGCCGGCTGCTCGGCAGAAGCGCGCGAGCAGACTTCGTGACCGGATCGATCGACAAGCAGGTCAACTTCCTGCAACACGTCATGTCGCTGACAGCGAGGCCGGGGCGTGCAGCCATCGTCGTACCGGACAACATTCTCTTCGCCACGGGCGCAGCCGAGACGGTGCGACGGCATCTGCTCGAGCACTTCGACGTCCATACCGTGCTCAGGCTGCCTGCCGGGATCTTTTACAGTGGCGGGGTCAGGGCGAATGTCGTTTTCTTCGACCGACCGTCACACCGCACGGACGACCGCCCCCGAACCGCCAAGGTCTGGGTCTACGACCTGCGCTCGGGCCGGCAGTTCGCACCTGACCACGCCCCACTTCTCCGGACTGACCTGGACGATTTCGTTTCTGCGTATCTGCCGGGCCGACCGCGTACGGACCGGGTGGAGACGGACCACTTTCGATGCTTCGACGTCCAGGATGTGCTGGACCAGGACCAGGCACGCTTGGACCTCACGTGGTCCCCGGAGCCGACCGGCGTTGGTCGGCCGGCGCCTCCCGAGGAGATTGCCCGGGACGTGGTACATGATCTGCGCATGGCCCTCAAAGAGTTCGAAGAGCTCGCCGCGGAGTTGCGCGACGAAACCGACTGATCCCCAACTGGTGGTTCTGCAGGTTGCCGGGTCTGTTGACGGTCCGCGAGCCGTCCACGGCGGCGCGCAGGCGGTCATCGCACGTTGGCCAGAGCCTTTTGACACCGTTACTGGCAGCATGCGAGAGCCACCGGCGACAACTACATCCAGAGTTCTGACCCTCGCGCTGGCGTCCTGCCGACGACGAGCAGCGCCGCCACGGCCGGGAACGGAGGCCTCAGATCTTGGGAACGCCCAGATCAGCGAAGAGCTGACGGGTGGCCGGATCTACTGAGTACAGCACGGTGCCGCGAATGGAGCGGGTCATGAGAACCCCGTACGCGTTGCGGACCCGCTCCGCCAACTCGTCGTCGGAGCGGACCCGGCTGGCCTTGCTGTGCACATGCTGGCGGTTCAAAGCCCAGGAGTCTGAAGTCCAGGTGAGATCGGGTCCCATGATGACGCCGCCCCACTCGTACTCGAGGCCTTGTGCCGTGTGGACACAGCCGATCTGTCCGAAGCCCCCCGGGTCCGTGGCCCAGAACCGGCGCTTGGGCACACCGGGCGTCCTGTGGTTGTCGCCGGCATTCCATGGCCTTGCCCAGCCCTCCTCCGGCGCGACATCCGGGGCAGTGCCCGTGTCATCGGTCCACTTCCAGCACATCCCGGCAGACATCCGGGCACTCAACCCCGCATCCAGCTTCGACTGCAGGAACTTTTCCATACGAGCAGCGCTATCGGTGTAGTACAGCTCGAACGGTTCCCGGTCCTCTCCTGCATCGGGGTTCCACAGCAGGGGATCGCCGAGAACGAGACGCTGAACCCAAGTGTCGTAGGTGGAACTTCCGACCGCGCGCAGGGCGCGATCGAGATGAATCGGCACCACCTCCGCCCTCAACTCATGGATCGCGTCGATGAGTTCCCTCTCGGACCAGATCTCCTCCGCGAACAGTCGCTGGTCGCCGTCGATGAAGAAGACGGGAACCTTGGCACGGCTCACGATCACAGACACCGAGGATTCGCCGGGCCGCATGGAGAACGAGCCCGTCATCGGGCGTTCGGTAAGCCGGTGCGCTTCATCGCACAGCAAAAGGTCAAGTTCGTTGGGGCCCAGCTTGTCCGCCGCCTGGTTCAAGGTCGTAAAGGCCTTGCCTTTGCCCCGGACGCCGCGTTTGAAGTTCTCCCGCGAGGCCACGCCCCCTGACACGAAGCGGGCGTCGGCGCCCTCGTTGAGGGCTTGGCCCAGCACAGTCAGTGCCACCAGCGACTTCCCCGTGCCTGCCCGGCCGCTGACGACATACACCTTCTTCGCGCCGGGTGACGGGGTCCGGACCGCGGCCATGATGCCATCGACTGCTTCGCGCTGCTTCTCCAGCAAGCTGAACTTCGTGTAGCCGTTGACGATCGCCCCTGCTTCGGACGTCAGCAGCGAAGTCGAGCGGCGCCTGGCCAAGAGCTCCTGCGCCGCTGTTGCGTCCGGCGTAGGGCTGAAGTGGCTTTTCAGGAACTTGCGAAGGTCCGCCGGCTGGCGGGCAGTGAACGTCGAAATGCCTGCAGCCGGCCGGACCCTGCTGATCCACTGGGACTGTGGGTCCTTGAGGTTGTGCAGGTATGCGGCCCCGACAAGGTGTACGTACCGGTCGTCGAACATGCTGTGATGGCGCCTGAGTGCGTCCAAGTTGTCTTGGACCTGTATGGCAGGGTGCTTCTTGTGGCGACCGTAGAAGGGCGCAAAGACTCTCTCCACGGCACAGTCGTCGCACAGCGACGCCGTGACGGCGCTCCTGCACTGGGCGCATAGCCCGTCCTTCGCCTTGGATGGATCGGGACGTTCGGCCTCGCTCCACTGCTTCAGTTCGATTGCGGCAAAGCTGAGCCCACCGTCCGGATGACCACCGGCGAGCACCACGTCGATCGGGTTCATACTCGGATGGACGCGGTACTCCACGAAGACGTACACCTGCCCGAGCCCGAGATCCGACAACGCCGTGGCCAACTCGTAGACGCTTTCCCGCCACGAATCCTTGTCGCTCGCTGAGGGCTGCTTCCCCTGAGGGTGCGCGGCCTCGTAGCAGGCCACAATCTTGGGTATGAGCCGGTCCCGGTCCCGCACCAGCTCCTCAGCCGGCCAGAACGCCTCTAGTTCTGACCATTTACCCCCGCCAGCCATACCCCTACCTGCTTCCGATGCCCACCGTCTGCCCCGGACCCCCACGCTCTTTGCAGCAACGATGCTAGGGACCAAGAGGTGGACCAGTATCTCAGGGGCCCAAGCGAGGACAGCGATAACCGGCCGAACAGCGGCCTGCTACGGTCGCGTTACGGTGGCGCGGATATGCGACCGAGCGCAAGCTCACCGACTCGCTTCCGCGCCGCCGGCACCCCTGAGGGACCGCAGAGCCGGCCATGGCCGCAGCACCGCAAAGCCACGCCCGATCGCTTGCGACCTGTACGGATCGTCAAGAAGTCCTGCGGGCATTCCGTTGAAGCGATGCCTCTAGGAGCGATTGAAGTTCCCCCCGCGAACTGGACAGCGGGTGTTTACGCTGCCGGGACGAGGCTCTGCCTGAGCAAGGATCTCGTTTCGAGCGGGGTGACGTACCCGTAGTCGGGGTGCCCACGGAGCCGACTGCGGTTGTACTCGACCTCGACGTAGCGGAAAACGTCGGCCCGGGCGGCCTCGCGGGTCTCCCACATGGTCGTCCCGATCTCCGCTTTCAGGAGGGCGAACCAGCTCTCCGCGGCGGCATTATCGTAACAAGAGCCGACGCGCCCCATCGACTGCTCCATGCGCAACTTGCGTATTTCTGTGCGGAATTCGTCACTCGTGTACTCGCTGCCGCGATCCGTATGCATGATGCAACCGTGTTCCAGGCCGCCACGCCCGGCCGCCATCCGCAGGGCATTGACCGGCAGCTCGGCGCGGTGGTGGTCGGCCACCGCCCAGCCGACCACCTCCCGCGTCGCGAGATCGATACAGGTCGCCAGATACAACTTCCCTTCCAGCGTGCTGAGTTCAGTCATGTCGCCGACGAGCCGCATCCCGGGCCGGGGCGCGGTGAAGTCCCGGCCGATCAGGTCGAGCGCGAACACCGCCCGCTTCGCCTGCCGGGTCAGGCCCCGCCGCCGGCGGCGGGTGATCCCGACGATCCGGTGCCTGCGCATCAACCGCTCGACCTTCTTGGAGTTCACCACCCGCCCGGCCCGCCGCAGGGCGGCGTGGATCCGCGGGGCCCCGTAGGCACCGCGAGATCCGGCGTGAAACACCCGGATCTCGCCCACCAGTACCTCCTCGGCCCGCTCCCGCACCGTCCGGGCCGGCCGTGACGCCTTGTGCGCGTAGTAGGTGGAACGGGGCACTCCCAGCACACGGCACAGAAACGCAATGCTTTGACCTGCAGGATTACCCTCCGATGCCTTCTCCGCATCGATGAAACGACACCGTGCCGCGGTGTCTACCTCATCTTGTCCTGAGCGAAGAAGGCGGTCGCTTTTCCCAGAACCTCGATCGTGGCCTCCTGCTCGCGAACCTTCCGCCGCAGCCGGACCAACTCCTCACGCTCCGCAGTGGTCAAAGCCCCGGCGGGCCCCTCACCGCGGTCGGCCTTCGCCTGCTTCACCCACCCGCGCAGCCCTTCCGGACTCACGCCCAGATCCCGCGCGACCTCAGTGACCGTCTTCTCCGAGGACAACGCCAGGGCGACCGCGTCCCGCTTGAACTCGGCCGTGTACCGCTTGCTCATGTTGCTCTTGTTACCCACTACCTCTGACTGCTTCCTCCGGGACCATCCGTCCCAGTATCAAGCTGTCCGGCCGACAGGGGGAACCTCACTGTCCCGATGGACGATGAGCAGGGCGGACCGCGCTGGTACGGCGGTGGGCGCGGCCCGTTGGGGGCGGGTGGTGAGGGTGGTCAGCCGGAGGTAGGGGCGGGGGTGTGGAGGACGGCTCGTAGCCGGGTCCCGATCCAGGTTCCGACCTGCGGGGATACGGCGTTGCCGAATCCGTCCACCTGGTCGCGGGCGGAACCCCAGACGGTGAAGCTGCCGCGGTAGTCGCGGAAGTTGACGTCGAAGCCGCAGCCGCGGCCGACTTCGTGCGCGGCCATCATCCGGAAGTAGCAGTCCTCCAGCGGCAGGCCCGCGAGGACGGCCCGCCACTCGGCCCTGAGCTGCGCTTCGAGCCCACGGTTGATCGTCCCGGTGGCCGTGAGCAGCCCCGGAATCTGGTCCGCGGTGACCGTGGGCATTGCTTCGCCGTGCACGGCGGGCAGGGTGTTCTGCCGGTAGGGGATCACTCCGGAGGACACCACGGCCAGGGTCTCCGAGCCGACCTGGGTGGGCAGCGGGCTGCCGACACCACGCGGGCCGCCCTGGTAGTTGTCCACCGCGAGCAGGACCGCCTTCTCGTGCGTGGAGGTCACGGTGTCCATCGGCCGCGTGATGTGCTGCCCGTCCCCGTTGTGCCGGTGCGCGGCGATCACGCTGCCGGTGGCGACCGCGACCGAAGGCGTGATCAGGCCGGTGGTGTTGGTCGCGGGCTGAGCCCACAGCGGCTGGTCGAAGCCGCGCGAGCGGCAGTTCGATCCCGGGCGCTCGAACGTGTTGCCCGCCGCCGCGATGATCGCGCCGGTCGCCAGGATCGAGGCCCCCGGCCCGCCCGCCTGAACCGCCGCCGGCTGCCAAGGATGTTGCTGCGCACCGTGCACGGTCTCCGTCGGCAGGAGCACCGCGGGGAAGTCGGCGAACCGCTGACGGCAGCGCTCCGCCCGGGCCATCGTCGTCCCGGCGAGCGGCTTCTTCCGGTCACCGATACGCGTCCCGAGGTCGGCCAGGTCGAGCGCGGCCAGCGACGGCGGCATCGCAGGAACCACCGGAGTGCGGCACGAGGGACACCGGTACTCGTACTGCTTGCCGTAGCGCACCGACCCGGACGGCGGCACCCCGGTCTTCCACGACCACACCGCCTCAACGTCCCTTTCGCAGCGCAGGCACCGCGACACCGGTCGGTGCTCCAAGTCCGGGGCGGGCAGGGACTGGTCCCAGAACACGAGGTACAGCCGGTCGCGGGACTGCGGCACGCCGAAGAACTGCGAGTTCAGATACAGCACCTTGTGCCGGTAGTTGAGCAGGCCGAACTGCTTGAGCCACCACCGGTAGGTGCTGCCGTCGCCGACCTTCGGACGGTTCGGCAGTGCGGGCCCCCACGAGGTGAGCTCGGTTGTGCACTCGATGAGGATCAGCCGCGGGTGGTGCTGCGCCGCGTAGTGGAGCACACAGCTTGCTGTCGCACGGTC comes from Streptomyces aurantiacus and encodes:
- the fxlM gene encoding methyltransferase, FxLD system; protein product: MTEPNTPQELRNRLVDRIVKTNVAGLYDPRVEQAMRTVPRHDFIPGASLEDAYANQAVTIKDNPNPDALPLSCASQPDVVFFMLAQLNIQPGDNILEAGAGTGYNAALMRHLAGPSGRVTTLDIHDDVAAHARHRLDNTGFTDVRVLTRDAAIGAPEYGPYDRIIATVGIWDLPATWWDQLSIGGRLVLPLRWRGLTRSVAFVREADCLRSESVATCGFLPMIGQDGEREGYVDPDRSIKLYWDADQTIQPLSLRQSLAEVKEHLLWTNVAVAPDEPLDGIWLRLSASDPATCRITVRPEAFASAGSLHRPAIPALSPALVEGDSLAYLILEPVEVQGNKRYRLGAAGYGPTGAELTERLCEELRAWDLDRTLPPSIIAYPDGTPDEKLASGHLINKPSVRLVITY
- a CDS encoding lanthionine synthetase C family protein, which gives rise to MNRPNDEAPGWGQSLYYGAAGITLMHAATAARTDASGTQTMQPWATAMLRSPIVATEATSLYEGAPAVAYVLTFLNSPAAARRLAELDGHVRRLTAQRLDRAHARIDRAALADTSEFDLISGLTGLGVYHLRKNNKTEVRDILTYLIRLTEPITAQRQTLPGWWSTGSIRTPRPEDTGGHGNFGIAHGIAGPLALLATTARHGYTAPGHKSAITRICHWLDQWQIGLREDARWPEWISRAELRRGQSKQTNPRRPSWCYGTPGIARAQQLAGLALGDTAIQDQAGLALAGCLRNEHQLALLTDASLCHGWAGLLQVTRRAAHDEKGGQLSELLPRVQAGAVAHLKRHGMPDSPGLMEGNAGPLLIRPDRNSATPDTSWDLCLLLSG
- a CDS encoding thiopeptide-type bacteriocin biosynthesis protein, whose translation is MSWARPTTPKRADQHDDLISNHLAVLAGQLPGTPAWWFVRYRSPHDADHIRMRIQVAGPAQRGAYTAAVGAWGTVLRQAGLISDLSLNTYSPEIGRYGSGPALSGAEAVFVADSYFAAAALTGSGLTGVNGQALVATGLVDIARNLLGPDNGLRWLAERTVQAPAAARTVTDQAVALVRAETPAARGWQTALTTAWHHRAGALAMYRERYGAMDMNAVLESLLHMHHNRLRGVNRDDEKACRRIARQAALSCLAWTGTDS
- a CDS encoding HsdM family class I SAM-dependent methyltransferase, translating into MLGPSVLCRANSPDHVGATVQVVACRPRLAHKGIATWTDAALFVGVNESVAHSDQCRLLGRSARADFVTGSIDKQVNFLQHVMSLTARPGRAAIVVPDNILFATGAAETVRRHLLEHFDVHTVLRLPAGIFYSGGVRANVVFFDRPSHRTDDRPRTAKVWVYDLRSGRQFAPDHAPLLRTDLDDFVSAYLPGRPRTDRVETDHFRCFDVQDVLDQDQARLDLTWSPEPTGVGRPAPPEEIARDVVHDLRMALKEFEELAAELRDETD
- a CDS encoding DNA/RNA helicase domain-containing protein, which translates into the protein MRDRDRLIPKIVACYEAAHPQGKQPSASDKDSWRESVYELATALSDLGLGQVYVFVEYRVHPSMNPIDVVLAGGHPDGGLSFAAIELKQWSEAERPDPSKAKDGLCAQCRSAVTASLCDDCAVERVFAPFYGRHKKHPAIQVQDNLDALRRHHSMFDDRYVHLVGAAYLHNLKDPQSQWISRVRPAAGISTFTARQPADLRKFLKSHFSPTPDATAAQELLARRRSTSLLTSEAGAIVNGYTKFSLLEKQREAVDGIMAAVRTPSPGAKKVYVVSGRAGTGKSLVALTVLGQALNEGADARFVSGGVASRENFKRGVRGKGKAFTTLNQAADKLGPNELDLLLCDEAHRLTERPMTGSFSMRPGESSVSVIVSRAKVPVFFIDGDQRLFAEEIWSERELIDAIHELRAEVVPIHLDRALRAVGSSTYDTWVQRLVLGDPLLWNPDAGEDREPFELYYTDSAARMEKFLQSKLDAGLSARMSAGMCWKWTDDTGTAPDVAPEEGWARPWNAGDNHRTPGVPKRRFWATDPGGFGQIGCVHTAQGLEYEWGGVIMGPDLTWTSDSWALNRQHVHSKASRVRSDDELAERVRNAYGVLMTRSIRGTVLYSVDPATRQLFADLGVPKI
- a CDS encoding IS3 family transposase, whose protein sequence is MDAEKASEGNPAGQSIAFLCRVLGVPRSTYYAHKASRPARTVRERAEEVLVGEIRVFHAGSRGAYGAPRIHAALRRAGRVVNSKKVERLMRRHRIVGITRRRRRGLTRQAKRAVFALDLIGRDFTAPRPGMRLVGDMTELSTLEGKLYLATCIDLATREVVGWAVADHHRAELPVNALRMAAGRGGLEHGCIMHTDRGSEYTSDEFRTEIRKLRMEQSMGRVGSCYDNAAAESWFALLKAEIGTTMWETREAARADVFRYVEVEYNRSRLRGHPDYGYVTPLETRSLLRQSLVPAA
- a CDS encoding transposase, producing the protein MSKRYTAEFKRDAVALALSSEKTVTEVARDLGVSPEGLRGWVKQAKADRGEGPAGALTTAEREELVRLRRKVREQEATIEVLGKATAFFAQDKMR
- a CDS encoding DNA cytosine methyltransferase; the encoded protein is MALASRKRSRTATHRPAARRRRFRHDDYVAVDLFSGFGGLTEGVKRAGFTTIMAANHNPYKVQVHEANHPEAEHWIADLVDPDAADYHSARDLPAADLLVAGVSCTNHSIANTVKAYAQGLTLFGMDDPDFEERVTRSERDRATASCVLHYAAQHHPRLILIECTTELTSWGPALPNRPKVGDGSTYRWWLKQFGLLNYRHKVLYLNSQFFGVPQSRDRLYLVFWDQSLPAPDLEHRPVSRCLRCERDVEAVWSWKTGVPPSGSVRYGKQYEYRCPSCRTPVVPAMPPSLAALDLADLGTRIGDRKKPLAGTTMARAERCRQRFADFPAVLLPTETVHGAQQHPWQPAAVQAGGPGASILATGAIIAAAGNTFERPGSNCRSRGFDQPLWAQPATNTTGLITPSVAVATGSVIAAHRHNGDGQHITRPMDTVTSTHEKAVLLAVDNYQGGPRGVGSPLPTQVGSETLAVVSSGVIPYRQNTLPAVHGEAMPTVTADQIPGLLTATGTINRGLEAQLRAEWRAVLAGLPLEDCYFRMMAAHEVGRGCGFDVNFRDYRGSFTVWGSARDQVDGFGNAVSPQVGTWIGTRLRAVLHTPAPTSG